From a single Pseudoalteromonas nigrifaciens genomic region:
- the csy3 gene encoding type I-F CRISPR-associated protein Csy3: MELCNILKYDRSLYPGKAVFFYKTADSNFVPLEADINKIRGPKYGFTEAFTPQFLPKNISPQDLTHNNILTLEECYVPPNVEHIFCRFSLRVQANSLAPSGCSDPDVFSLLKELAETFKECDGYKELATRYCRNILLGTWLWRNQNTGNTQIEIKTSKGNSYLIDNTRKLAWESKWTSDVQKVLEELSDEIECALTDPNVFWSADITAKIEASFCQEIYPSQILNDKVKQGEASKQFVKAKCADGRYAVSFNSVKIGAALQSIDDWWDEDASKRLRVHEFGADKEIGIARRPPDSEQNFYAIFKNTEWYLSALKNCITNKNENIDPAIYYLFSVLIKGGMFQKKAESKKA; this comes from the coding sequence ATGGAACTATGTAATATATTAAAATATGATCGCTCGCTTTATCCTGGTAAAGCTGTGTTTTTTTATAAAACGGCTGACTCTAACTTTGTTCCCCTAGAAGCTGATATTAATAAAATTAGAGGCCCTAAATATGGTTTTACTGAAGCATTCACCCCGCAGTTTTTACCAAAAAACATCTCACCTCAGGACTTAACACATAATAATATATTAACTCTAGAAGAGTGTTATGTACCTCCAAATGTGGAACATATATTTTGTCGGTTTTCTTTGAGGGTGCAAGCGAACTCGTTGGCCCCTTCAGGCTGTAGTGATCCAGATGTTTTTTCTTTATTAAAAGAGTTGGCAGAAACATTTAAAGAGTGTGATGGTTATAAAGAGTTAGCCACTCGTTATTGCAGAAATATTTTATTAGGTACATGGCTTTGGCGTAATCAAAACACGGGTAACACTCAAATTGAAATTAAAACTAGTAAAGGAAATAGTTACTTAATCGATAACACTCGTAAGCTGGCTTGGGAAAGTAAATGGACTTCTGATGTTCAAAAAGTATTGGAAGAACTAAGTGATGAAATTGAGTGCGCATTAACTGATCCTAATGTGTTTTGGAGTGCCGATATAACCGCGAAAATAGAAGCCTCATTTTGCCAAGAGATTTACCCAAGCCAAATACTTAACGACAAAGTTAAGCAAGGAGAGGCCTCTAAACAGTTTGTAAAAGCTAAATGTGCAGATGGCCGTTATGCTGTAAGTTTTAATTCTGTAAAAATAGGTGCAGCGCTTCAGTCAATTGATGATTGGTGGGATGAGGATGCAAGTAAAAGGTTACGTGTGCATGAGTTTGGTGCAGATAAAGAAATAGGCATTGCCCGACGTCCTCCCGATTCTGAGCAGAACTTTTATGCTATTTTCAAAAATACTGAATGGTATTTGTCAGCCCTTAAAAATTGCATTACTAATAAAAATGAAAATATAGACCCAGCTATTTATTATTTATTTTCTGTATTGATTAAGGGTGGAATGTTCCAGAAAAAAGCAGAGTCTAAAAAGGCGTAG
- a CDS encoding DUF2059 domain-containing protein, whose product MKKLLLIVLLLPFFINANELVFKLLEVNGAKAFFAQSKGQMAKVMYMTDPSLKPYSGLVEKWEEDYFSWEKVKLSIAPIYSSKFTNSELEEIVNFYTTGKPDSFLVTNTGKKFQSLLPEINQEFTMNGHKYMSHVSPFLYEAVSNSTKSLKQDK is encoded by the coding sequence GTGAAAAAATTATTATTAATTGTGTTATTGCTCCCTTTTTTTATTAACGCAAACGAACTGGTATTTAAGCTTCTTGAAGTAAATGGAGCCAAAGCCTTTTTTGCTCAATCTAAAGGTCAAATGGCTAAAGTAATGTATATGACAGACCCTAGCTTAAAGCCATATTCAGGTTTAGTTGAAAAGTGGGAAGAAGATTACTTCTCTTGGGAGAAAGTGAAACTTTCAATCGCTCCAATATATTCAAGCAAGTTCACAAATAGTGAATTGGAAGAAATTGTAAACTTCTATACCACGGGTAAACCAGATTCTTTTTTAGTAACAAATACAGGGAAAAAGTTTCAATCATTATTACCTGAAATTAATCAGGAATTCACAATGAACGGTCACAAATATATGTCGCATGTAAGTCCATTTTTGTATGAGGCGGTAAGTAATTCTACCAAGTCGTTAAAGCAGGACAAATAA
- a CDS encoding TniQ family protein, with protein sequence MTFLFSPKARAFSDESLESYLLRVVSENFFDSYQELSLAIREELHELDFEAHGAFPIDLKRLNVYHAKHNSHFRMRALGLLETLLDLPRYELQKLALLKSDIKFNSSAALYKNGVDIPQKFFRYHAEAAVDSIPVCPQCLAEEAYIKQSWHIKWVDACTKHQCTLAHNCPECCAPINYIENESITHCSCGFELTCASTSPVNALSIEHLNKLLDKSERNDSNPLFSNTTLTECSAALLWYQGRYSQTDNFCLDDAVDYFSMWPAVFYKELDELSKNAEMKLIDLFNKTEFKFIFGDAILACPSTQMQRELHFIYRALLDYLVTLVESNPKTKKPNAADLLVSVLEAATLLGTSVEQVYRLYQDGILQTAFRHKMNQRINPYKGVFFLRQVIEYKTSFGNDKARMYLSAW encoded by the coding sequence ATGACTTTTCTATTTTCTCCCAAGGCTCGGGCATTTTCTGACGAATCGTTGGAAAGTTACTTATTACGGGTCGTTTCAGAGAATTTTTTCGATTCGTATCAAGAGCTAAGCTTAGCTATTCGCGAAGAGCTACATGAGCTTGATTTTGAGGCGCATGGTGCATTCCCGATAGATTTAAAAAGACTCAACGTATACCACGCCAAGCATAATAGCCACTTTAGGATGCGGGCTTTAGGTTTACTCGAAACATTATTAGATTTACCTCGATACGAGCTACAAAAACTGGCTTTGTTAAAGTCAGATATTAAATTTAACTCCTCAGCTGCCTTATATAAAAATGGCGTAGATATTCCCCAGAAATTTTTTCGTTATCACGCCGAGGCAGCCGTTGATTCGATTCCGGTATGCCCACAATGTCTTGCAGAAGAAGCTTATATAAAACAAAGCTGGCACATAAAGTGGGTAGATGCATGTACTAAACATCAGTGTACTTTGGCTCATAACTGCCCTGAATGCTGCGCTCCAATTAACTACATAGAAAATGAGTCAATCACTCATTGTTCATGCGGTTTTGAGCTAACTTGCGCTAGTACCTCGCCTGTAAATGCATTAAGCATTGAGCATTTAAATAAATTGCTGGATAAAAGTGAGCGCAATGATAGCAACCCGCTATTTAGCAACACTACTCTTACAGAATGCTCTGCTGCGCTTCTTTGGTATCAGGGGCGGTATTCTCAAACAGATAACTTTTGTTTAGATGACGCTGTGGACTATTTTAGTATGTGGCCAGCAGTTTTTTATAAAGAGCTTGATGAACTAAGTAAAAATGCAGAAATGAAGCTAATAGATCTGTTTAATAAAACAGAGTTTAAGTTTATTTTCGGTGATGCTATTTTGGCTTGCCCTAGTACTCAAATGCAGAGAGAACTTCACTTTATTTATAGGGCTCTATTAGATTATTTAGTTACTTTGGTTGAGAGTAATCCTAAAACTAAAAAACCAAACGCAGCCGATTTATTAGTAAGTGTATTGGAGGCTGCAACTTTGTTAGGCACTTCAGTAGAGCAGGTTTATAGATTGTATCAGGATGGTATATTGCAAACGGCATTTCGTCATAAAATGAACCAGCGAATCAACCCTTACAAGGGCGTATTTTTTTTAAGGCAAGTAATAGAGTACAAAACTAGTTTTGGAAATGATAAAGCTAGAATGTATTTGTCGGCATGGTGA
- a CDS encoding helix-turn-helix domain-containing protein has product MFQNPIPIRLKQARAKSGITQKQLGILIGMDENSASGRMNHYEKGRHIPDLATLKKIADELNVPLNYFFCEDNTTAELVIEISKLDIEKKFELIKQLKATAK; this is encoded by the coding sequence GTGTTCCAAAATCCAATCCCAATTAGACTCAAACAGGCCCGCGCTAAGTCAGGTATTACTCAAAAGCAGCTGGGGATACTTATCGGTATGGATGAAAACTCAGCGAGTGGTCGCATGAACCACTATGAGAAAGGCCGTCACATCCCAGACTTAGCAACCCTAAAAAAGATTGCTGATGAACTAAATGTTCCATTGAATTATTTTTTCTGTGAAGATAATACAACAGCAGAGCTTGTAATTGAGATCTCAAAATTAGATATAGAGAAGAAGTTCGAGCTAATCAAACAACTTAAAGCAACTGCAAAATAA
- a CDS encoding antitoxin Xre/MbcA/ParS toxin-binding domain-containing protein: MPSYIQPSANRKFVEILSDGTINLNSNPLDEIELIQRGLDINCVEKFRLELRWDLQSFTKAIGTNTKAFERYIKEHKRLNVTLSENIVELAHLASACIDYFESVERWTTWLNTRSLQFSSEMPLTFVNTIAGRELIKKTVDSLNHGYNA; the protein is encoded by the coding sequence ATGCCTAGCTATATTCAACCTAGTGCTAATCGTAAATTTGTAGAGATACTCAGCGATGGAACAATTAATTTAAACTCAAACCCTTTGGATGAAATTGAATTGATTCAGCGTGGCTTAGATATAAACTGTGTTGAGAAATTTAGACTTGAGTTACGCTGGGATCTACAATCGTTTACTAAGGCGATTGGTACAAATACAAAAGCTTTCGAACGCTATATAAAAGAACATAAACGTTTAAATGTAACCTTAAGTGAAAATATCGTTGAATTAGCTCATTTGGCATCAGCTTGTATTGATTACTTTGAGAGTGTTGAAAGGTGGACCACATGGCTTAATACACGCTCTTTGCAATTTAGTTCAGAAATGCCTTTGACGTTTGTTAACACTATTGCCGGACGGGAGTTGATCAAAAAAACTGTAGACAGCCTCAACCATGGTTATAATGCTTGA
- a CDS encoding divergent polysaccharide deacetylase family protein, with product MKVIIGLILMLGFASLNAKAKQIAIVIDDIGYHQRDLELLTLPGQVSYSILPHTPYAQAFATLASKTNKELLLHIPMQALNGKELGPGALTLNMNKEQIQQILGTALASLPQVKGVNNHMGSALTQQGQAMRWIMEVLKKRHLYFLDSRTTELSQAQNAANFLGVENIGRHIFLDNITTREQLQLRLDELKQHATEHKFAIAIAHPYPETIAFLRHVLPQLSKQGFELVPVSKLVERKYIQLAEKR from the coding sequence ATGAAAGTAATTATAGGGCTGATATTGATGCTTGGTTTTGCGTCACTCAATGCTAAAGCCAAGCAAATAGCGATAGTAATAGACGACATAGGCTATCACCAGAGAGATTTAGAACTGTTAACTTTGCCCGGCCAAGTGTCGTATTCAATTTTGCCTCACACGCCTTATGCACAAGCTTTTGCCACTTTAGCCAGTAAAACAAATAAAGAGTTATTACTGCATATTCCCATGCAAGCACTTAACGGCAAGGAGCTTGGCCCTGGCGCACTTACGTTAAATATGAATAAAGAGCAGATACAGCAAATACTTGGCACTGCTTTGGCCAGTTTACCGCAAGTTAAAGGGGTTAATAATCACATGGGATCGGCGCTCACCCAGCAAGGTCAAGCTATGAGGTGGATAATGGAAGTGCTTAAAAAGCGACATTTATACTTTTTAGATAGCCGCACCACTGAATTAAGCCAGGCACAAAATGCCGCTAACTTTTTAGGCGTTGAAAATATTGGCCGTCATATTTTTTTAGATAACATAACCACACGAGAACAATTACAACTGCGCCTAGATGAGCTAAAACAACACGCTACTGAGCATAAGTTTGCCATTGCAATTGCCCACCCCTACCCTGAAACAATCGCATTTTTACGCCACGTTTTACCACAGCTCAGCAAACAAGGTTTTGAATTAGTACCCGTATCTAAGCTGGTAGAGCGTAAATATATACAACTAGCAGAGAAGCGCTAA
- a CDS encoding S41 family peptidase: MDKKSTEAKWFKNTGFTLNLSLYLLALLIFISFSANVFSSSIKELKSQQITEILFNIHTYYVEDLALQNTTHTSYNNQQFAHLYAQLDPYSKYLDEHELNTLFDNTNGRYTGLGIEVKQINNSVTIVNVVSNSPAKSAGVMAGDIIISVNNQTTQNSTVEHVAQLITASKLSNISLTIKRDNQPQPLNFNVSRRKIKLESVTSQRLDLGSGYLAINSFSNHTLHEVALQIAAMQNHFGDPLKGLVIDLRDNPGGTLRSAVAVSDLFLQNGTIVTTKGRYNEANKAFYAKHGDILKGAPIVVLINENSASAAEILAAALKDNNRAKVVGSQSFGKGSVQSLIPLGDGSTALKLTTAKYFTPLGKSIEGVGITPDVAINQTTLSQSDKAVIIKNQQAKSKQTQLASKVTDLQLAKAKQLLNLQ, translated from the coding sequence ATGGACAAAAAAAGCACCGAAGCAAAATGGTTTAAAAATACAGGCTTTACGCTTAACTTAAGCCTGTATTTACTTGCCCTATTAATTTTTATTAGCTTTTCAGCTAATGTATTTTCTAGTTCGATTAAAGAATTAAAAAGCCAACAAATAACCGAAATCCTATTTAATATTCATACCTACTACGTTGAAGATCTTGCACTCCAAAACACCACACATACTAGCTATAACAACCAACAATTTGCGCATTTATATGCCCAGCTCGATCCCTACTCTAAATACCTTGATGAACACGAATTAAATACTTTATTTGATAACACTAATGGCCGCTATACCGGTTTAGGTATTGAGGTTAAACAAATAAATAACAGTGTAACCATTGTAAATGTAGTGAGTAACTCACCTGCTAAAAGTGCTGGAGTTATGGCCGGTGACATTATCATTAGCGTTAATAATCAAACAACACAAAACAGCACCGTAGAGCATGTTGCCCAGCTAATAACAGCAAGCAAACTTAGTAATATTAGTTTAACCATAAAGCGTGATAACCAACCGCAACCACTTAATTTTAATGTGAGTCGCCGTAAAATAAAGCTTGAAAGCGTTACTAGCCAGCGCTTAGATTTAGGCAGCGGTTATTTAGCTATAAATAGTTTTTCTAACCACACTTTACATGAAGTGGCTTTGCAAATAGCAGCCATGCAAAATCACTTTGGGGACCCACTTAAAGGCCTAGTTATTGATTTACGTGATAACCCCGGCGGTACACTTAGAAGCGCTGTTGCGGTATCGGATCTGTTTTTACAAAACGGTACTATTGTTACAACCAAAGGGCGCTATAACGAGGCAAATAAAGCTTTTTATGCCAAACACGGAGACATTTTAAAAGGCGCCCCTATTGTCGTGCTAATTAACGAAAACTCGGCATCAGCAGCCGAAATTTTAGCTGCCGCATTAAAAGATAATAACCGCGCCAAGGTTGTTGGCAGCCAATCTTTTGGTAAAGGCTCAGTGCAATCGCTTATTCCACTCGGTGATGGCAGCACTGCATTAAAGCTCACTACAGCTAAGTACTTTACCCCTTTGGGGAAATCAATCGAGGGTGTTGGTATTACGCCCGACGTGGCGATTAATCAAACAACCCTTTCACAAAGTGATAAAGCCGTTATAATCAAAAACCAGCAAGCTAAAAGCAAACAAACACAACTAGCCAGCAAGGTAACTGATTTACAATTAGCTAAAGCTAAACAATTACTTAACCTGCAATAA
- the cas6f gene encoding type I-F CRISPR-associated endoribonuclease Cas6/Csy4, whose protein sequence is MQRYYFIVQFLPKQANLALLTGRCISIMHGFILKHNIEGMGVTFPAWSDSSIGNVIAFVHKDMEILNSLKEQAYFVDMQDCGFFKISQILAVPESCKEIRFIRNQAVAKIFTGESRRRLKRLQKRALARGENFNPKKIEAPREVDIFHRVAMTSKSSQEDYILHIQKQNADSQVEPDFSNYGFASNEKFKGTVPDLSPLIESN, encoded by the coding sequence ATGCAAAGGTATTACTTCATAGTCCAATTTTTACCAAAACAAGCTAATCTAGCGCTGCTAACTGGCCGTTGTATTTCTATCATGCATGGGTTTATTTTAAAGCATAATATTGAAGGGATGGGAGTTACGTTTCCTGCGTGGTCTGATTCATCAATTGGCAATGTAATTGCTTTTGTTCATAAAGACATGGAGATTTTAAACAGCCTTAAAGAGCAAGCATATTTTGTTGACATGCAAGATTGTGGCTTTTTTAAAATAAGCCAAATTTTAGCCGTTCCTGAGAGCTGCAAAGAGATACGTTTTATACGTAATCAGGCGGTAGCAAAAATTTTTACAGGTGAAAGTAGAAGAAGATTAAAGCGCCTGCAAAAAAGAGCGTTAGCAAGAGGTGAAAATTTTAATCCTAAAAAGATCGAAGCTCCAAGAGAGGTTGATATATTTCATAGGGTAGCTATGACTAGTAAAAGCTCACAAGAGGATTATATTCTGCATATTCAAAAGCAAAATGCCGATAGCCAAGTAGAGCCAGACTTTAGTAATTATGGTTTTGCCTCAAATGAAAAGTTTAAAGGCACGGTTCCTGATTTATCACCTTTAATAGAAAGTAATTAA
- a CDS encoding type I-F CRISPR-associated protein Csy2, whose amino-acid sequence MHLKELLEITDITERDRLLRRAFSPYTAMTDITGSEATALIILLNLTYRKNQVDDLLDKQLAKQALKSEDHINKCIKEIAWFHTHNLKYPDIRVSKQNLAVEPPLLHSYVLSSANYPKAYGWSHDSAKVNVAKLFISYFKWQNQVSCLAQVLATNSDNWKAAFTSLGLSVKAFKSLCVTVKKSLPEEAIPDSVDRYSRQIRMPYHDGYLAVTPVISHVVQSRIQQAAIDKRARFSNVEFTRPAAVSMLAASLGGVVNVLNDPPYIRSKYHGLSNSRAFKLNNGQTVFNVEALLKPELIKALEGIIFSNNALALKQRRQQKVKNIKELRNTLLEWFSPVFEWRLDVIENGDDLEQLESASDRLEYKILSLPDDELPSLTIPLFRLLNEMLGGVSMTQRYAFHPKLMSPLKAALQWLLINLTDQKNEPIEVDEEHFRYLHLSGIRVFDAQALSNPYCSGVPSLTAVWGMLHSYQRKLNEALGIKVRFTSFSWFIRDYSAVAGKKLPELSLQGAQQNKLKRPGIIDGKYCDLVFDLIVHVDGYDCDLQVIDSEPDILKAHFPSNFAGGVMHQPELTSNVNWCCLYSNENQLFEKLRRLPLSGCWVMPTDHKIEDLDELLLLLNNDSKLSPSMMGYLLLTEPKARVGALEKLHCYAEPAIGVVKYETAISIRLKGISNYFKTSFWMLDAREKFMLMKKV is encoded by the coding sequence ATGCATTTAAAAGAACTGTTAGAAATTACAGACATCACTGAGCGAGATAGGTTGTTACGTCGTGCTTTTAGCCCTTATACGGCAATGACTGATATAACAGGCAGCGAAGCCACAGCTCTGATTATTTTGTTAAACCTGACTTACCGAAAAAACCAAGTTGATGACTTGCTGGATAAGCAATTAGCAAAACAGGCTTTAAAAAGTGAAGATCATATTAATAAATGTATTAAGGAAATAGCGTGGTTTCATACTCATAATTTAAAGTACCCTGATATTAGAGTAAGTAAGCAAAATTTAGCTGTTGAGCCCCCACTACTGCACTCTTATGTTTTGAGTAGTGCTAACTACCCTAAAGCCTATGGCTGGTCACATGACTCAGCTAAGGTGAATGTAGCTAAACTATTTATTAGTTACTTTAAATGGCAAAATCAAGTCAGTTGTCTGGCACAAGTATTAGCTACGAACTCGGATAACTGGAAAGCCGCATTTACCTCTCTAGGGTTATCCGTTAAGGCATTTAAAAGCTTATGTGTAACCGTTAAAAAATCATTGCCTGAAGAGGCCATTCCCGACTCTGTTGACCGCTACTCTCGCCAAATTAGAATGCCTTATCATGATGGTTACTTAGCTGTTACGCCTGTAATTAGCCATGTTGTTCAATCAAGAATTCAACAGGCGGCAATTGATAAACGAGCTCGATTTAGCAATGTAGAGTTTACCCGTCCAGCTGCTGTCAGTATGTTAGCTGCTTCCTTAGGTGGTGTTGTTAATGTGCTTAATGACCCTCCTTATATACGAAGTAAATATCATGGTTTAAGTAACTCACGAGCATTTAAATTAAATAATGGGCAAACAGTATTTAATGTTGAGGCACTATTAAAGCCGGAATTAATTAAAGCTTTAGAAGGTATTATATTTAGTAATAATGCGCTGGCTCTTAAACAGCGTAGACAACAAAAAGTAAAAAACATTAAAGAGCTGAGAAACACGCTTTTAGAATGGTTTTCACCTGTATTTGAATGGCGCTTGGACGTTATTGAGAATGGGGATGACTTAGAACAGCTTGAGAGTGCTTCAGACCGACTAGAGTATAAAATACTATCGCTGCCCGACGACGAACTCCCTTCGCTAACGATTCCTTTATTTAGGTTACTAAATGAAATGCTTGGGGGTGTGAGCATGACACAAAGGTATGCGTTTCACCCTAAATTAATGAGCCCTTTGAAAGCAGCTTTACAATGGCTCCTTATCAATCTTACAGATCAAAAAAATGAACCGATTGAAGTAGATGAAGAACATTTTCGTTATTTACATTTAAGCGGTATACGCGTGTTTGATGCACAAGCGTTATCGAACCCTTACTGCTCAGGTGTTCCATCTTTAACTGCTGTTTGGGGCATGCTTCATAGCTACCAAAGAAAGCTTAATGAAGCGCTTGGGATAAAGGTACGGTTCACATCCTTCTCTTGGTTTATTAGGGATTATTCTGCGGTTGCAGGGAAAAAGCTTCCTGAACTCAGCCTGCAAGGCGCTCAGCAAAATAAGCTTAAGCGCCCAGGGATTATTGATGGCAAATATTGTGATTTGGTATTTGATTTAATAGTACATGTTGATGGCTATGATTGTGATTTGCAGGTTATAGATAGTGAGCCCGACATTTTGAAAGCGCATTTTCCATCTAACTTTGCAGGTGGTGTTATGCATCAGCCTGAGCTTACTTCAAACGTAAATTGGTGCTGTTTGTATAGTAATGAAAATCAGCTGTTTGAAAAGCTTAGGCGACTCCCTTTATCAGGTTGTTGGGTAATGCCAACTGACCACAAAATAGAGGATTTAGATGAGCTACTCTTATTATTAAATAATGACTCTAAATTGAGCCCATCTATGATGGGATATTTATTACTCACTGAACCCAAAGCTAGAGTAGGAGCGCTTGAAAAACTACATTGTTATGCTGAACCAGCAATAGGAGTGGTGAAATACGAAACTGCCATTAGCATTAGGTTAAAAGGTATTAGCAATTATTTTAAAACATCTTTTTGGATGCTAGATGCGCGAGAAAAGTTTATGCTAATGAAAAAGGTTTGA
- a CDS encoding DEAD/DEAH box helicase, translating to MLRSWQKECVELAVKKYTASDKHFLCQATPGAGKTIMAALLAKTLFDKGMIDRVICFSPSVEVANNIKRTFGKIIGCSFDGSFTAVGASMTYQSLCSIPESTWDRLRKYRTFFIFDEIHHCSFSQDKSKINTWGERVVFHLQDIATYTLALSGTPWRSDALPIALVSYSNPEGELICDYQYSLIQAIRDNVCREPKIVLVDSNSISDGHDTYGSIAEFVKQAQSTYQEVLNNDSALRYLLKLAVLKLSEIRDSNPIAGGLVVASSVKHAEMINSLLIEEFNQTSTIVTYLHDNSTRKINSFKSSTEQWIVSVGMISEGTDIPRLQVCCHLSSIKTELYFRQVLGRILRSGKGKIEFAWLFTFAETRLVEFAERINIDIPGSCSYVDMECDSISVGEDIFRRFKPPLRDTCSKLKVNIDKLILGDLSSGLNTAYDERLLGCSLSNIQIKSLRTRVIEAFL from the coding sequence ATGCTGAGAAGTTGGCAAAAAGAATGTGTTGAGTTAGCAGTAAAGAAATATACTGCTAGTGATAAGCACTTTTTATGTCAGGCCACTCCTGGTGCTGGTAAAACAATAATGGCAGCTTTATTGGCCAAAACGTTATTTGATAAGGGAATGATAGACAGAGTGATCTGTTTTTCACCATCGGTTGAAGTGGCTAATAATATCAAAAGAACATTTGGAAAAATAATTGGGTGTTCGTTTGATGGCTCATTTACGGCTGTAGGTGCTTCAATGACTTATCAAAGTTTATGCTCTATTCCTGAAAGTACTTGGGATAGGCTTAGAAAGTATCGTACATTTTTTATTTTTGATGAAATACATCACTGCTCATTCTCGCAAGATAAATCTAAAATCAATACGTGGGGTGAGAGAGTTGTTTTCCATTTACAGGATATTGCAACTTACACGCTTGCGCTGTCGGGCACTCCTTGGCGCTCAGACGCCCTTCCTATTGCTTTAGTGAGCTATTCTAACCCAGAAGGTGAGTTGATATGCGATTATCAATACAGCTTGATTCAGGCTATTAGAGATAACGTGTGTAGAGAGCCAAAAATAGTCTTAGTTGATAGCAATAGTATTTCGGATGGTCACGATACATATGGGTCTATAGCTGAATTTGTTAAACAAGCTCAATCAACGTACCAAGAGGTACTTAATAATGACTCCGCACTTAGATATTTATTGAAGTTAGCAGTATTAAAATTGTCGGAGATAAGAGATTCAAACCCGATTGCTGGCGGTCTAGTTGTCGCGTCTTCAGTTAAGCACGCTGAAATGATAAACAGTCTATTAATTGAAGAATTTAATCAAACGTCAACTATAGTTACTTACTTGCATGATAATTCGACACGGAAGATTAACTCATTTAAGTCATCTACTGAACAGTGGATTGTTAGTGTTGGTATGATCAGTGAAGGAACTGATATACCTAGGCTACAAGTTTGTTGTCATTTAAGTTCTATAAAAACGGAATTGTACTTTAGGCAAGTTCTAGGGCGCATTCTTAGGTCTGGCAAAGGTAAAATTGAATTCGCCTGGTTATTCACATTTGCAGAAACAAGATTAGTTGAGTTTGCTGAGCGCATTAATATTGATATACCAGGTAGTTGCTCTTATGTTGATATGGAATGTGACTCAATTTCAGTGGGAGAAGACATATTTAGACGTTTTAAACCACCGCTAAGAGACACATGTAGTAAGTTAAAAGTGAACATTGATAAACTCATTTTAGGCGATTTATCTTCTGGTCTCAATACAGCTTATGATGAGCGGCTTTTAGGTTGTTCATTGAGTAATATACAAATTAAATCACTTAGAACAAGAGTTATAGAGGCATTCTTGTAG